The genomic DNA GTAACTGCGATTCGACTTCCTTTTTCAGTCTCCTCAGAAGGAAGGGTCTCAGAACTTTGTGCAGACGTCGGATAATCAGAATAGTCTCCTCCTCATTCAAATCAACCTTTAGTTTTGATGAGACAGAATTTGAAAAAGTAATTATTATCTGTACATTTACATATTTATCTGAAAAACTTATCACCAGTGGTTTTACTTATAACATGCTGCTTATTGCAGCATCCAACACGAACATGGTTTGCATTCTATACAAAGGGGCTCTACTTTCAAGCATTCAGTATAAGGAACATCAATTCATGTTTCTGATTACTGTATTTCAACAGTATTTGTTATcagttttactgtatttctatTAGTTGGTGGATGTGTGGTTTCTAGCATTCAACAAAGCTGCTTACCTGTAGACCCAGTATTACACCACGAGTGCTTCTTTCTATGCTGTATGTACATAAAGACAGCAACAAGCACCTCCGTGTAATCCCATAttctaatactctcaataacttgagATAAAGATTGTTCTAAGCAAGTTTCATCAGACTTGGATAAGCAGTTGTCTATACAAACTCTAAAATGTGACATACAGTGGATAATCAATTGTTTTTTACCACAGACAGTCTACTTTTCCTCTCAGCTGTCTGGATTTCTTATAAAATCAGTAAAACTGCATGACATGCTCAATGTCGTCATTACATGCTTCTTAGATTACTATAATTAAAATTGTCTTTCATAACCCGACAGTTAAAATGAAGTCTTCAGGGtaaggttttgtttaaatgtcatattgcttggtatgtgttttttttattttttttaatccaacatCCCACAAAaataaagctaaaataaaaatattttttagccataatattacattttcttgcACTTCCCTAATTTCCATAGCTAGTTACAATGACTGTGTAAACTTCCTTCCACAGAAATcagatgtttaaaacaaaactcaAATATTATATAGATTTCATAGACAGAAAACAAAACTTGGAACTCGGAACTGCTATGAAACTGCTATTAAGGCAATTTACCCGTTCTCCAGTCATGGCGAAGGGGGCGTTGAACCACTGTTCGAAAGTGCTACAGCTCTTGAAGATGGTGGGCAACAGGAAGTTCAGCAGAGCCCAGAGTTCGGGGAGTTTATTCTGAAGTGGAGTTCCTGTCAGGAGGAGTCTTCTAGGGGCGACGTAATGGGTGTTGAGCACTTGAGTTAGCTTACAGTGGTGATTCTTCATGCGATGTCCCTCGTCTACAATCATGTACTTCCAGCGGATCTGAAAAAATCATCAATTGCTATCAATCACCAACAAGCGTAACATTCTTCCAAGTCAAATATAGATTGACTTCAGTTcaaatagaaatactaaaatgtcATTAACCATAACCTAGTACTGTAATACCATCTTACATCCCTTCTGAAAAGCTGTATGGTATTCAGTATGTGTGTAAAACAGTTTTACCTTAGCAAGAATCTGTTTATCCTTTATGACGTACTCGTATGTGGTCAGAAGAACATTGAACTTTCCACTTCGAAGCTGTCCAAGGAGCGAGCGGCGCATTGCTGGTGTACCCTTGAACAAAACATAAATATGAACAATATCACATCAGATATTAGGGTTAGGTTACTGGATTTATACTCGGTTATGTTTTGATGTGAAGTAGCTTTTGTCAGGCATTCAGAGTCACTATGTTGTGTGATGATGTCATTTCACTTGAGAGTTCACAAATCCTGTTAAACGTACCTTATCAGACAATACCTGGTTTGACAAAACTAAAGAAAAGTTGGCAGAAATATTGATAGAtgtataaaaagtattttttaaatctgaaaccAGAGTCATATTCAACACTTTACAACCTAAGCATCCATGTGTTAGGAGCCAGGATGGTTTAAAAAATGGAATAAGAGTTGCCCAGCAGCTGAGAGGCTATAGTAAAAACCTATTACTAGGAACAAATGGCAGGTCATGATGTTGTATTGTTGTGTGCTTCTGGTTTCAAATTCTTAATTTTTTCACTTATATGTGCTAAAGCtgattggtcattcagcagttcAAGAATAACTGGATGGATGGACGAGGAAGTACTGACAGTCATATGAACTGCTACTGAAGTGTACCAACTTTAGATAACATTTAGCACAGACAGCACAGAGTAactttgtcatatacttgtacttgctagaaccgaagtcattgtattttatcttgctcttaattgtattaatacttgtactgtgattcttgaaatgtattttgtttacgactgtaagtcgccctggataagggcgtctgctaataaataaataataataataataataataataactaacctTATAAGAAATCTTCACCACAGAAGGTGACCATTTATCCAGTTCATACACCCAGTTGGACAAGGTTCTGAAAAGAAGTAGTAGAAGTTCAATATAATAAATCACTGAAAAAAACACTGTATCCTTTAACAGTGTCAGTACAGTTGAAAAGTAACTCAATGTGACCTACATTTGAAGTTGAGTAAATAAACACTCTCTATTGCAAGTTTCGTAAAGGGTGACGTGACAACGGAGGCTATTGCTACTCACGTCTAGTCTTGTGAACGGAACAAGTAAAGGATTGCATTGCTGGATATAGACCGAACAAAAAGACTGTTACTCACGAAAGCGGCACTATGATAAGGTAGGGCCCATTGAGTCTCTTGTGTTCCATCAGGTAAGTGATGAGAGCAATGGTCTGAATGGTCTTTCCAAGACCCATTTCATCAGCTAGGATTCCATTCAGATTGTTATTATATAAGGAAACCATCCACTCCAAACCCTGAACCTAAAAGAGGAAAACAAAAATCAACAGCAGTATGAAATGTATGACATACAATGTGACACAATACATGGAATAGATATAGAAATAAGCTCATTGGGTGTCATTCACAAGACCATGAAAATGTGAATGAATTGATGCAAAAGTTGCTGTTGTTTAATTTATTGTTGCAGCTGTCACATGCTGATGTTTCAATATTTAACTCACCTGATAGTGTTTCAAACTTCCATTAATCAATAGAGAAGACTGTTTTTCCACCCTTTCTGTGACTGCATGGGCCACTCCATAGTATGACTGGATGCATATTTCTCCAGTCTGCATTCTATATTCGTCATCTACATCCTGCTTGGCAGACCTGATGAGAAtacacattataaaaaaatacaataaagtttaCCAGTTTAAACTTTGtagttttacaatacattttctttatgGAACCAATTTGTCGAGAATAATGACAAGAGTAGTATTTTTTTGTGTGACTATTAAAAACATACTCAATGATATGGCTGGTAGCTCTTTCTGTAACCTCATCACTGTTTGGATCAAGGATCTTCCTTTCTTCTGATTCAGGTCTTGAAAGCTCTCCTTCATCATCCTATGCAGAGTTATTATTAAAATCAGATTGATCAAATGTATATTACAGTGGCACATCCTTCATAAAACGAACTTGACTACACACACCAATGCAAAATTCTGAAGAATTCTTTGTTCCCTCTGAATGTGCATACcatttttatgttgttgttttttttttaatccaatgatatgtgttttcCATGATAAGTATTCTTCCCCTCTGAAACAGTGAGTTTGTCAACGATTCTCCATAGCAAATCTTTAAAACTCATGTCTCAGAAAGTGGTATCAAATATAACTCTTCAATATGCTTGCTGTGTATAGATGTTCTGtataaagttaaaaaacaaagcagaatTATCTAACTGCTAAACAAACAACACTATTAAATAAAGTACATACCTCTTCCTCATATTCCGATTCACTTTCTTCACTGTCTGAACGAGGGGCAACTTCATAGCTAAAAGTGAATtagagaaataataatataattcagTTCCTCTCAATATAACCTTGAATTTCTTACCCAGCCAAAAAATGGGTAAAGTACATGGATTGGACAAAGTTTGAGTGGGAAAAGATGTGTCTTGTCCATGACCTGTGATTCAGGCCACTGTAGTCTGTATTTTCCTTATCACAATACGTTTCACACTTCTGTTGGCTAGATCTGCCAAAACCTGCTTGTGACTGGAGCTCTTCTTTCTGGTAGTGTTTCTGAAAACGTAATCATTCCAGGAACACCAAGTAGACCTACTGAACATGCTGGTCAATGAAACCACTGCAATGAGGGATGAGCTGGCTGCATGGCCACCCACTACCATGTCTCTTGTGAAGTCACAGAGATCCTTCTACTCTTACACACTTTATAACTggggggaggctgtgtggtccgatGATTAAAGAaacggccttgtaaccaggaggtccccagttaaaatcccagctcactcactaactcactgtgtgaccttgagcaagtcacttaacctccttgtgctccgtctttcaggtgagatgtaattgtaagtgactctgcagctgatgcattgttcacacaccctagtctctgtaagttgccttggataataataataataataataataataataataataataataataataataataataaactctagTGGATTACATCATCTCATGTCACGTGACCacatacatttacataaaatTGCAGACCGGTGTATTTTCTAATTTTACTTACTTTCACTAATGTACAGTACatcaatatatgtatttttggCTCTCTTTTACCCTAGCAATTCCATGAGACACTTTGATTAAAAATACATACCCAGGATTCATTTCTAGCCAGGCCTCCAGTTGACTGGATTTTGGTGCATCTGTTCCTTGTAAGACTTTGCCAGTTTCCGTTTGAATAACTTTAACTGGAAGTTCACTCATCTGACTGCTTTCATCTATTGGCTGCAAACAGGAATAAGGCCTTTAAATAAATTTGATAGAACATTTGATACAAGAattaattaaccctttaaggactgggattgtgttaacacagtcatactgaagtgggcttctaggaccgtgatcatgtaaacacgataaaaaagaaattagttttgatgacttacagggccaccatactttgcagtacaggcttgaaacacatatcaatggataggggagggactgacgttcacttcctgaatgtttcatgtttcattaatatttttcaacaacactTTCATGAAGTATTGTAAGGTACCTTGGGTCAcagaataacacgtttttatacatgtatctcaaagcagaatacataataataattacttaaaaaaaaaaaaaaaaaagtttatatggtttctgaagaacattataatgttccccagagtgttctgaaaaaaaggacaccatttacaagatgctactgtaaaaaacagACTTCTAATGAATTtatataggaagagagtcaactacagccaaaaagcgcctggtcctggggaagcatcccactgaaaaatgcttggtcctgaaagggttaaatagcAGTTTGTTTGATTATCAAAACATCATAAATGCCAAGTTCAATGTCCCGGCCTCtcataaggggaaaaaaaaacattaacttcttttaaaaaaacacaatattgctATTTTATACTGACATGCCTATTGCTGACAGAGAAACGTACCTCTCCATCAGGGCCCAGGCTAGTATCCATTCCTTCTCCAATGTCCTCTACTTTCtgtcaataaaaatgtatataatgagAAGAATGTTAATATTTGTATATAATTAAAAGAAAGTTAGTTTTGGAATTTTAGTCACACCAGTCTTACTATgaatacaactaataataatagtgtaaataatactactacctatataatattttaataataataataatacttccaAGAATTACTTGGTATTACaaaccttcttttttttcttcttcttcttctctttgGCAGCCTGGGCTGCCTTGTGCTCATAGACCAGGTCAGTCAGGTTAGCCACGTATTCATCAGTCTGTTGTAGCAGGTATGCAAGGCGCTTATCCTTCTTCTGGTCAATCAGTTTACGGTACCCTTCTTCATCTTCCGCCTAAAAGTTTGGAACCAAAAGTCTTTAATAACTATTGGCAAATGATAACAAGCTCACTTCCCTGACCATGATATAACAGTTTATATCTCATGGTGAGActaacctttttttctttaatgtttgaGAAGTCTAACAACCATCAAGTAAAATACTTTGAATAGAAAAATCTAAATTGAACTATACCTACGGTATGCACAATCTAATGTACTATCCTTGGCTCTTAAGAGCTGGCAACATAAAGCATCACAGCTCCCTCTAGCAGAGTTATCAAAAGGTACGTTTGCTAGGCAGTGTTCATTATTTTCTGTCAAAGCTAACTGGTGTTATTTCAACAATAAGTATGAACTGgagaatgtaataaaaaaaaaaactcaattttgcaaaccaaattaataaaatgtaacaattttttttaaacatatttatgcCTCCCAACTCCGCTGTTAGTAGGCCGAGAACAacagaccatttttaaatgtttaccacagtaattttgcagtttcccatggttatagtatgcatttaccattaactttttttttttttttaatatgctttaaatGCCTAACTATGCAttactacactttactatgctaTTACTAAGTAAATTTTTATAAGGGAAAGGCTAatgcttttaaactttaaaatgtgtgggAAAGTACAGTacctaattacaatgttattttgactCTTCAATATAATCCAGTTACATACCATCAGTCTCCTCATTCTTTCTTTCTCAATCCGCTCAGTTTCCTTCTTCtgttctctctctgtgttggtaTGCCAGGTAGCAATGGCTTTGGAAAGTTTCTGAATTTTGCCCGTAACAGAACGGTGATATTCTTTAAAATCTTTTGCATGCTGCAGTATGCTGTTTAGGTATTCCTAAAAATGTGttagaaaaatgaaaagaaaacacataatAGCTTCAGAAACAATACACGTAGGACTGGTGCAAGACATAACAAATGTTCTGCAACAAAATATCGTATTTTGTCCCATGATTTCTTTACCTGGTGCTTCTGTCTGCGTTTTCTCTCCTGTTCAATCTTCTGCTGTTTCTCCAGCTTTTCTGTCATACGGGCCTCTCTTAAAGTCTGGCGCTTACTCCGCTTGTATGCCTTTGAGTTCAGGGCTGTCTCCAAGGTAGTGTCCCGTCGCATGCATACTACCACCTCTTGCCGCAACTGTGAAAAGACAACACAAAGAGTGACGGGCAATTAGGGGAGATCTGCTACTACTAACGTAAGGTAACGTAAAGATGTTCCTTTTTTGGAAAGATTAAGCATAGTATTGTAAAATATCATGTATTGCAACCGAATGCGTCAGTACAGACAGTATGGTTTTAATGTGGGCCTTTTGACAAGATGTATCAGCTGCTTTACAGGTTAGTCAAGTACACAGCAGGGTTTGTTCCTTTTGTGGCACAAGCTAAAGTATAAGCACATATTAAGCTAAACTTCAAATCATAACTTAAAAAAGCACTTAATCATAGCATAGATTCCAGTGTATCTTGGGAGAAGCATCAGTCTACAATCAGTCACTGTTATTATAACTGTACTGACAAACAAAACAGTACCTGGCGCTGGAAATTCAAAAGTCTTAAGGCCTTCAATTCTACAGTAGCTTTTGTTCGCAAATCCGGTGGCAAGGAACCAGGTAAGTTCTCAAGCTCTTGAATTCTATGAGCAATCCGAGCTTGAAGCCTTGGGAGAAAAAATGAATTGAGTGATGTGCATGTTTGAACAGTAACAGCAATACAATGAAGGACACTGAGTGATCAAAGATATTACCACTTTAGAGACACAGGGGCCAAGTTTCTGGTTCCGCTCCAAATAACTTAgacaaacaagtttttttttttttttttacttttgcataGCGTACCTGTACTCCCGTTCTTGAAGTATCTCCACAGGGTCCAGCCCCTGTGGTTTCTGAATGGGTGTTATCCGGTTCTGTTTTTGCTGGAGTTGAATAGTGGAAGATGGCTGGCCAGGAGGCTGCTGGGGCAGTGAGGTTCCTGGCATAGCTGCAGCAGAGCTAGGAGCCTGCGGGGGTGCAGGAGAAGGCCTTCCACTTGTTGCCGGCACTGGAAGCTTCTGAGGAGTACTAGGGACATCGCCACTCTGGCCTAAGAAAGCAGATACATGTGTGAAGCAACATATTCAGTGTATAACTACAAATATCAACCCTTTCATTGTTTCTACTACATACTGATTATTTTCaagtaacaattaaaaaataataaaattacccatctaaaaaataaaaataaaaataaaaataaagtttcctATACTATACTGCAGAACACTACTATAGTACTTTTTGACAGGACTATAGTATTTTGCCCTAAAGCttaaagaaattgaaatattttaaaagttatcattttgtaaaacaaaaaaaaaaaaaaaaaaaactgtaacatttTAGTGGTGGCCATGCAAAATATGAAGTGGAACACTGGGTATCCAGATAATATAGTAGTGCACAGACTCCATACCTTCTGGCCATGGCTTAGGACCCATATTAGGAACATGTCCTGGCATCCCTTGTGCTGAAGATGGTCCTGCTTGAGGCACACTCATAGGGTGCATACCCATACCTAAAATGTAGTTGTCACACCAGTCAGTAACATTCACGTAATCAACAGCATCTTCAGCAGTATCGCTAGACAAATTCCCACGGGCACTGCAGGTTCATCATATAATAAAGGGGACTCCTCTTATTTAAGCAGTGGAAGAATTCAATAGTCACActtcatttctttttaaaagttgCTTGTGTTTTACAGTAACCCAGGGTTTAACTGACCCATTTATTAACAGTACAGCAAGTACATACATTACAAATCATTGAATTAAGGTCTATATAGATTTTATACTGGCAAAATAAAGACTTGCCACTGTTTAGTTCCTGAGTCCTTGTAAAATTTAAAATACCATTTATTTTATAAACCACTAAACctgtaaacaaaaaaagctaCCTTACTGTAtgtctacagacacactgaaagagcctgtttttcattttacagcaTGTGTAAGCTACCTGAAGTGCCTGCTGTTTCTTTGCATGTTCACAGTCCTGTTTCCCAAACCCTACAggagttgtattattattattatttatttcttagcagacaccctaatccagggcaacttacagtcgtaaacaaaaatacatttcaagaatcacagtacaagtataaaACATAAGAAACACTTGCAATATTGTACTGCAGAAGAGGGGCACAGAGTTTCAGAAAGTTATCTTGAGGGTGCTATACGtttttagctggcaaaataaatattgcttgcTGAATATTGACCTCTATGCATGCAAGGCCTTAAATCAGAATGCATTTAAATGACAACCATTTTTCAGAAAAGTACCTGGACATTACCTGAATTGTTTCAACACTTACCAGGTGGCCTATTATATGGAGAACTAACTTGTTGCGGTTGCATCACAGGCAGTGTTCTCTTTCCCTGTACTGCAAGCTGCAGGTTTTCTGGTAACGGCTGCCCCCTGCCAAGGATTTTATAAGCCAGGATCTGAGCCCGAAGCTGCTGCAGCTGAACCGAACTGAAAGGAGAAGCGCTGCGACTCTGCTGCTGAGCCATCACCTGGGGGTCCACAGGCATCATTGGGCCTGTTTGGGTGGGAGTCATCTGGGGGGGTGTGGGGCCACCTCCTGACATTGGACTGGGAGCATGTTCAGGAACACCCATGGGTGATGGGTGAGGGGACAAGTAACCTTCAAAGACAAGGAGGAAGTTTCATTAAAAAGGGTGAACCTTTTAGAAGTGTATTTTACCACTATCAGTAATGCAAAGCTCTGCTGCTTGTTAAAATATCTGTAACGTTAAAAGTGTGATTTTGGTAGATTCTAAACATTAGTGCAGAAGAGGTATTACTGCAATAGTAGTAAGGTGGATACCCTGGCTATGCTGATCCATAGGACTCTGTGGTGGGCCCATTCCAGCATGAAGGGATCTCATTCCCATTCCCTTCATCTGGCCAAAATGCATTTCTTCCCCCATTCCCTTGTCGTGCATACCTTCCATCAGCTAAAGTGGAAAAATGAAAACAGTTCAAGATGTtgagaaatgtcttttttttttccattgactGAGACACAGACCTATATTCTCTGAAACACTCTGGCCTATTAGCTAGAAAATAAAGTGGCCTGATGTATATcaatctatttttaaaaatctagTTATTTATCTGGTTATGTGATCAGTAACACATATTAATAACTAAGAATGGTATTAATATTATTGCAATAATGTTACTCAAATTAGAGTCATTTTTCAAGAAATGATTTAGCTGTTAACTAACAGTGCAGTAAGCCATTCAATTTCAACCATTGTCTGTCTGGagcctgataaataaataaataattctataaGCATCCCAGTGGTATTTAGAGCTTATACTTAAAGGCACTTATTCTGCAGTCAGATGTTTTGGTACACTAGGGAAACACTGAAAACAATCAATACAGTACCTTGTGCATCTGGTGCATGCTATCTTGTGGATAATCTCCAGATCCTTGGTTTGGCATGTTGTGTGCAACACTGGGTGGCCCGGGACTTGGCCCCATCATGCTGTGGACTGACCCTGGAGAAGGACCCGGTCCAGGGCTGGGACCTAAAATAGGCCCAGGAGACAGACCTGGCCCTGGAGAAAGACCAGGGTGGGACATTCCACCAGACGGGTCTGTAGGTGTAGACATCTGGACCACTCAAACGTTTGAAGGAAACtattgaaaaaattaaaacaatatatactaGTAAGAAAGGTGCATGTGCATTAAACATGTACAGTTATCTCCAGTTACCTTCTCCTGCAAGTAGGACATAATAGTAAACCTTGACAGTTGCATGGGTCAATGTGTACAACTTTCTGTGCTGTAGCCTATATATTATATCTAGTCAGGGTAAGAACTTGTTAATTCCTACTACAATTACAGCTTTTGAGATACTTTCTCTCAGAGCTGAGCTGGGACTTTCAAGTACAATCACTCAAATAAAAGGTTGGATACTCAAAGTCCCCATACTGTACAAGGATTACATTTCTTTTCACAAAATGTGTTCCAGTTTGTACATAATGTGTTCCAATTTATCAGCAATGTTTTCAGATAAAACACTGGATTTTCATGATATTGATATTCATTAAATAATTGATTgttgcatttgtttaaaaaaaaaaaaaaaaaaaaaaaccttttggtaAATCCCTCACAGTTATAAATAAACAGACTTTACAtaacttttaaaaataactttatttgtaatgtattttacatttgtgAATATTACGTCTAAATGGTTCTTCTCTATCCTTAATAAATGAATCTCTATCCTTAATTAATTtcttaaattgttatattttaaattctGTTATATCTTAAAGATTGACTTACACCTGCAATTCCATTAACTTACACTTCTAGTCACACTCACTCTATGAAGACAGTTTGTTTAGAGCTCAATTCTTTACGTAGCCTAAATATGTATAAATCAAAAGCCTACAGGCACCATTTGAAAAGCTCATTATTTTGCATAATAGATCATATTTTTGAAATGTCACACCTTCTCAGCCTCTGTCATTTGACATCTGATGTATTGCACTTGATGAATAAAAACCGTAATTCTATTTTCCAATAGGTAAGTGTTCATAAATGTCGAGTTTTTATCTTGTAGTATTTGTGTGTGGGAAAGTAATCAAGCCGTTCACACGTGGTTGCAGCTGTATACCAGTATATAATGTAGTATATAATAATTTGAATAGgacattttaaacatgtattacttTGAATACagatataataattgtattttcctCAAAGGGCCTGCCTTTATCATAGTCATTTCCACAAAAATCTTCAGTGGGCTAAAAGCactatgaagacatttctaaaaaaaacaaaagtaacgtCTTCAACAATaatctttttgaaaataaaaaagctcCCTTGCTTTCGCAGTCGGTTAGTATACTCCCTCGCTCCGTTATGCCAGAATGATCAACAACATGTCTGTTCTCTGacttcctgatttttttttttttttggtataaaaaGCACACTCTGCAGGCCTCAACTTTCAAACCTCAAACTTCGCTTACACAAACTTTACCTCACACGCCCCTGGAATATTTAACACAGACAATTACGTGAACTATaagatgatgttttttttaaaaaaagcaacctACTTGTGTCACATACATTGCGTTTTTGTAACTGCATTATATTTTGTAAATGCCGCTGATTGGATCATGGCTTCCCCTGACTACTGCGTAAATTACCCAGCCCTTACTCAAAATCTGAATTTAAAaagttcacacacacagagatcgCAAGCAATTTAATAATACACATTATGGCTGGGTTTAAAACAACTATATTGGACCCCATCACAACGGGTCGACATTACATTAGTAACTTCGTTAAAAAAATCGATAATAGTAAGTTCAAGAAGCTACTTCTACTGTACTACATACTATAATAAATTATAAAGGTATGCAGAGACGCAACGCGCAGTAGAGGCGCACGCATTAACCAAATAATATGAAAAACGTATTTGAATGCCATTTACCTTGTTGAAGAATAAACAGAACTATGAATtctagggggaaaaaaacaatcgACCCATAGATATGATTACATTGACAGCCATCAGCAGCTCCCCTCCCCCTCTGTTTGCTGACATCCAGAGGTTGAGAATTAGCACCACGAATTTTGATTGGTTAGAACGGCAGGAAATGCAACCCATTTAGGAATCTGATTGGTGGATTCCACCATCTATcaaatttacagtacagtaaaccCTGCAGTTTTTACACAGAGTTGCAATAGAAGGTACTGGAATGTAGATTTAGTGTACAAAAGTCGTTGGTTTTTTGGGGGTGCTGGATTGAAGGGTTTTCAAGGACTTGTGGGTGAAACAATACATGTTACCAAATGCCGTGTCTGGCAGCTAGACTTTAACCAAATAATACACAAGTCAACGAAAGAGCGCGTTTTAAATGTCAAATGTATCACACTTATTGGCAGATTAAAATTATTCGCATTTCTCCTGAACAGTTCGAGGGAGATTAATCGAGTGTGATTCCATAATCCTCAAACTATCTCatttcctgcatttttttttttttggtcaacaCCATCCCCCTTTGACTTCTCGCGTTGTGTGATATCCTGGCCCAGAATAGCAAACCTTTTCTGACGACGGGGAGGGTTGCT from Acipenser ruthenus chromosome 2, fAciRut3.2 maternal haplotype, whole genome shotgun sequence includes the following:
- the LOC117403483 gene encoding probable global transcription activator SNF2L2 isoform X2; protein product: MSTPTDPSGGMSHPGLSPGPGLSPGPILGPSPGPGPSPGSVHSMMGPSPGPPSVAHNMPNQGSGDYPQDSMHQMHKLMEGMHDKGMGEEMHFGQMKGMGMRSLHAGMGPPQSPMDQHSQGYLSPHPSPMGVPEHAPSPMSGGGPTPPQMTPTQTGPMMPVDPQVMAQQQSRSASPFSSVQLQQLRAQILAYKILGRGQPLPENLQLAVQGKRTLPVMQPQQVSSPYNRPPGMGMHPMSVPQAGPSSAQGMPGHVPNMGPKPWPEGQSGDVPSTPQKLPVPATSGRPSPAPPQAPSSAAAMPGTSLPQQPPGQPSSTIQLQQKQNRITPIQKPQGLDPVEILQEREYRLQARIAHRIQELENLPGSLPPDLRTKATVELKALRLLNFQRQLRQEVVVCMRRDTTLETALNSKAYKRSKRQTLREARMTEKLEKQQKIEQERKRRQKHQEYLNSILQHAKDFKEYHRSVTGKIQKLSKAIATWHTNTEREQKKETERIEKERMRRLMAEDEEGYRKLIDQKKDKRLAYLLQQTDEYVANLTDLVYEHKAAQAAKEKKKKKKKKKVEDIGEGMDTSLGPDGEPIDESSQMSELPVKVIQTETGKVLQGTDAPKSSQLEAWLEMNPGYEVAPRSDSEESESEYEEEDDEGELSRPESEERKILDPNSDEVTERATSHIIESAKQDVDDEYRMQTGEICIQSYYGVAHAVTERVEKQSSLLINGSLKHYQVQGLEWMVSLYNNNLNGILADEMGLGKTIQTIALITYLMEHKRLNGPYLIIVPLSTLSNWVYELDKWSPSVVKISYKGTPAMRRSLLGQLRSGKFNVLLTTYEYVIKDKQILAKIRWKYMIVDEGHRMKNHHCKLTQVLNTHYVAPRRLLLTGTPLQNKLPELWALLNFLLPTIFKSCSTFEQWFNAPFAMTGERVDLNEEETILIIRRLHKVLRPFLLRRLKKEVESQLPEKVEYVIKCDMSAIQKVLYRHMQAKGILLTDGSEKDKKGKGGAKTLMNTIMQLKKICNHPYMFQHIEESFAEHLGYPNGIISGPDLFRASGKFEVLDRILPKLRVTNHRVLLFCQMTTLMTIMEDYFAYRNFLYLRLDGTTKSEDRAALLKKFNCPGSQYFIFLLSTRAGGLGLNLQAADTVVIFDSDWNPHQDLQAQDRAHRIGQQNEVRVLRLCTVNSVEEKILAAAKYKLNVDQKVIQAGMFDQKSSSHERRAFLQAIMEHEEQNEDEDSVRTAMEEDEVPDEETLNQMIARNEEEFDLFMRMDLDRRREEARSHKRKPRLMEEDELPSWIIKDDAEVERLTCEEEADKIFGRGSRGRRDVDYSDALTEKQWLRAVEDGNLEEMEEEIRLKKRKRRRHVDKDPGKEEGEKLKKRRGRPPAEKLSPNPPKLTKQMNAIVDTVINYKDGANRQLSDVFYQLPSRKELPEYYELIRKPVDFKKIKERVRNHKYRSVGDLEKDIMLLCHNAQTFNLEGSQIYEDSIVLQSVFKSARQKIAKEDESDEESVDDEDEEDEESESESKAVKVKIKLGKKEEKRHDKGKKRQSRIKAKPVVSDDESEEEQDDNDQSEGSGSDDE